The genomic stretch CCCTCCGAGTGGAAATGCGGTCTTGAGAATGCTCAAAAGAAATGGTGGAGCAACTGTAGCAATTGATGAATCGAGTATCATGAAAGCCCAAAGGAGCCTCGCTATGAACGGGTTCTTTGTGCAGCCAGCAAGCGCCGTTTCTTATGCAGCCATTTCCAAGCTGCACGAAGAACTGGATATGAGAAAAGCATTAGTCGTAGTTGTTTTGACGGGTTCGGGTCTCAAATATCCTGCCATACTTAAGGAACATCCTGCACACATTGAAACAACTTCTCTTGAATCCCTTGAAGAAATCCTGAAAAAGAAACCAACACCTAAATGATTTAGAATTTCCCTTCAAGTGAAGTTCCTCAATAGAGCGCACTAAACAGAAGCTGCTGGAAAACCCCTGATGGCATCTGACCAAAAAAGTAATTCTTTTATCAGTCGAAGACTAAGAACGCTATACGATTACTTTGCAGTATTATTTATGCCTTTTAAGATGGCTCAGACAATACATTATAAATGTATCACATTCCAAACTCTTCTTGTTGACAGGTTAATTTCTCTTGCCTATAATAGTACTGTAGATGGATAGTTGGTGGTAAGGAGGGAAAATCAAATGGCAAACAAAGAATACACAGTTGGTATCGATCTTGGAACTACAAATTCAGTCATTTCCTGGGTTAAGCCTGACGGCAACGTCGAGGTTATTCCAAATGCAGAAGGTAACAGGACTACCCCTTCGATAGTTTCATTCAGCAAGACAGGCGAGATCATTGTTGGCGAACCTGCGAAGAGGCAAACAATATTGAACGCTGATAGAACGGTACGATCAATTAAGAGGAAGATTGGATCTGATTTCACAGTCAAGATCGATGACAAGGAGTACTCTCCTCAGGAAATCAGTGCCTATATTCTGAAGAAGATGAAGACCGATGCTGAGGCCTACCTTGGAGGAAAGATAACGCAGGCAGTTATTACTTGTCCCGCATACTTTAACGATGCTCAGAGACAGGCCACGAAAGAGGCAGGTATTATTGCCGGGCTAGAAGTCCAGAGGATTATCAACGAACCGACGGCAGCTGCCGTAGCTTACGGGATCGACAAGAAACGCGGAGATAAGAAGATCATTGTATACGATTTGGGTGGCGGAACTTTTGATGTTTCAGTTCTAGATATTGGCGATGGTGTGGTCGAGGTTTTGTCAACCTCAGGCAATAATCACCTCGGTGGAGATGACTTCGATCAGAGGTTTATAGATCATATAGCAGAAGACTTCAGAAAGAAGAACAACGTCGATCTTAGAAAAGACAAGCAGGCGTTCCAAAGACTGAAGGATGCCGCAGAAAGAGCTAAGATAGAGCTTTCTTCAAAGTTTGAAACGGAGATTTCTCTGCCTTTCATAACTGCAACTGCTGATGGGCCATTGCATCTCGAGATGAAGATAACCAGATCGACATTGGAGTCTCTTATAAAGGATCTTGTTGAGGGTACCAGAGAACAGATAGAAAGAGCGATGAGCGATGCAAAGCTTTCTCCAAAAGAGATTGATGAAGTGCTTCTCGTTGGGGGT from Mesotoga infera encodes the following:
- the dnaK gene encoding molecular chaperone DnaK, producing MANKEYTVGIDLGTTNSVISWVKPDGNVEVIPNAEGNRTTPSIVSFSKTGEIIVGEPAKRQTILNADRTVRSIKRKIGSDFTVKIDDKEYSPQEISAYILKKMKTDAEAYLGGKITQAVITCPAYFNDAQRQATKEAGIIAGLEVQRIINEPTAAAVAYGIDKKRGDKKIIVYDLGGGTFDVSVLDIGDGVVEVLSTSGNNHLGGDDFDQRFIDHIAEDFRKKNNVDLRKDKQAFQRLKDAAERAKIELSSKFETEISLPFITATADGPLHLEMKITRSTLESLIKDLVEGTREQIERAMSDAKLSPKEIDEVLLVGGSTRIPMVQTFIKSIFGKDANKNINPDEAVAIGAALQSGILSGSVESDLVLVDVTPLTLGVEVMGGLMEPIIERNSTVPVKRSKVFTTAADGQTEVEVAVYQGERTMARDNMSLGSFKLTGIAPAPRGIPQIEVTFDIDSDGIVHVSAKDLGTNREQSMVVSGRQKMSEEEIKRVVEEAKKYEEQDKQKKQEIELKNQADQLAYSIDKLLSESGEKISSEDRGKLESLVKDLRDALNEDNMQRVKLLFDQLQKESMRVGQSVYQKAQAQTPADGVPQEGDNNDSDSGTEYIPPEDSK